A part of Citrifermentans bremense genomic DNA contains:
- the ygiD gene encoding 4,5-DOPA-extradiol-dioxygenase, with protein MPELMPAIFLGHGNPMNAISTNSYTESWRRIGAQITKPKAILAISAHWYVPETSVTISSMPKTIHDFGGFPPELYRVQYPAPGDPQLARRVQQLLAPLPVNLDDSWGLDHGTWSVLVHVYPKAEIPVVQLSINETEPASFHFELGKKLAPLRNEGVLVVGSGNLVHNLHTYAWGRHLPEPYDWAVKFESEARQMMLAGDFEPLVRYERLGPEAKLSIPTPDHYLPLLYVLATRQPGESITFPVEGIDGGSISMLSVCVGG; from the coding sequence ATGCCGGAACTGATGCCCGCGATCTTCTTGGGACATGGAAATCCGATGAACGCAATATCGACCAACAGCTACACCGAAAGCTGGCGGCGCATCGGAGCACAGATAACGAAGCCAAAAGCCATCCTCGCGATCTCGGCGCACTGGTATGTGCCGGAAACCAGCGTCACGATCAGCAGCATGCCGAAGACCATCCACGACTTCGGCGGCTTCCCGCCTGAATTGTACCGGGTGCAGTATCCCGCGCCCGGAGACCCACAGCTTGCCCGCCGCGTCCAGCAACTGCTCGCGCCCTTGCCCGTCAATCTCGACGACTCCTGGGGGCTCGACCACGGAACCTGGTCGGTGCTCGTGCATGTATATCCGAAAGCGGAAATTCCTGTCGTGCAACTGAGCATCAACGAAACCGAGCCCGCCTCCTTCCATTTCGAACTCGGCAAAAAACTCGCGCCGCTGCGGAACGAGGGCGTCCTGGTCGTCGGTAGCGGAAACCTCGTCCACAATCTCCACACCTACGCCTGGGGACGGCACCTGCCTGAGCCATATGATTGGGCGGTTAAGTTTGAGTCGGAGGCAAGACAGATGATGCTTGCCGGGGATTTCGAGCCGCTCGTCCGCTATGAAAGGCTGGGACCGGAGGCAAAGCTTTCCATTCCTACGCCGGATCACTACCTACCGCTACTCTACGTGCTTGCCACCCGGCAACCGGGAGAAAGCATCACCTTCCCAGTCGAAGGCATAGACGGCGGATCGATCTCGATGTTATCAGTTTGTGTAGGCGGATAA
- a CDS encoding NADPH-dependent F420 reductase — translation MRIQKVGIVGSGNIGGNLGVLLAKAGYEVFFSSRHPENIQGLVEAAGPTARAGKVDEAIAFGDVVILSVPLKAYRELDDETRQALKGKIVIDTSNPYPERDGVMAVEARQDPGGMGGVVARLLPGARIVRAFNSVYFEDLKKTVNKNGEKIGIPIASDDQEGLDAAVELAQKAGLEPVIIGGLRSSKLFDVGTSVYATSASAREIKQKLRIE, via the coding sequence ATGAGAATACAAAAAGTAGGCATCGTCGGATCTGGGAACATTGGCGGCAACCTGGGGGTTCTGCTTGCCAAGGCTGGATATGAGGTTTTCTTCAGTTCGAGGCATCCGGAAAATATACAGGGCCTGGTAGAAGCCGCGGGGCCAACCGCAAGAGCCGGGAAGGTGGACGAAGCGATCGCTTTTGGCGACGTTGTCATCCTGTCCGTGCCGCTGAAGGCGTATAGGGAATTGGATGACGAAACCAGGCAGGCGCTGAAAGGAAAGATCGTCATCGACACCTCCAACCCCTACCCGGAAAGGGACGGAGTGATGGCAGTTGAGGCGAGACAGGATCCCGGTGGCATGGGGGGTGTCGTGGCGCGTCTTCTCCCAGGAGCGAGGATCGTGCGGGCCTTCAACTCAGTTTATTTCGAGGACCTGAAGAAGACCGTCAACAAGAACGGCGAGAAGATCGGCATCCCGATCGCAAGTGACGATCAGGAAGGGTTGGACGCCGCAGTCGAGTTGGCACAGAAAGCGGGTCTGGAGCCTGTAATCATTGGAGGTCTGCGCAGCTCGAAGCTTTTCGACGTTGGAACTTCCGTATATGCAACCAGTGCCTCTGCCCGGGAAATTAAACAGAAGCTGAGAATAGAGTAG
- a CDS encoding DUF4403 family protein, with product MCAFAAAPPSSINVSVETSAADLATIINQSLPKELYKGQGGLGTSVSVLRTGPMAVSATDNYLYLTLPVQLTFKYALYESYPLKAGLRFKVKADVTPDWRLKTEVYYAGLSDNLADTFKLGPLSLKPKSMVDGISQPVQRLLAPIIDTKVNDAVQLRPKVARLWQNAFSPTLVSKEFSAWLKLAPERIVVTPLSAMNNQVRLSIGIVTGAEIIVGPKPAPAPVKALPQVQQLQSFDKTFRIQLGTDVFFADLVEALKPVLLEKTFGEDKKITVKRFNLKGEDGRLVVVLTATGDFDGELTVLAKPVYNPQNNSLSFEEVDFDTRGAGVLISTGSWLFSSTIKKTIKEKLDSSIVEQLEKARVKASSALGSVQIAGHVKLTGAVKSLGLGEPVVLNDRLSLQVVAQGESSVSLK from the coding sequence ATGTGTGCTTTTGCTGCGGCACCGCCGTCCTCGATCAACGTCAGCGTGGAAACCTCCGCCGCAGATCTCGCTACCATAATCAACCAGTCTCTTCCCAAGGAACTGTACAAAGGACAGGGAGGACTCGGGACCTCCGTCTCCGTCCTTCGCACCGGGCCGATGGCGGTTAGCGCAACCGACAATTACCTCTACCTGACCTTGCCGGTCCAGCTCACCTTCAAGTACGCCCTGTATGAGAGCTACCCGCTCAAGGCTGGGCTCAGATTCAAGGTGAAGGCAGACGTCACCCCGGATTGGCGTCTCAAGACCGAAGTTTACTATGCAGGGCTCTCAGACAACCTGGCCGATACCTTCAAGCTGGGGCCGCTGTCGCTCAAGCCCAAAAGCATGGTCGACGGCATCAGCCAGCCGGTACAAAGGCTTCTCGCGCCGATCATAGACACGAAGGTCAACGATGCCGTTCAACTAAGGCCAAAGGTTGCCCGACTCTGGCAGAATGCCTTTTCCCCTACCCTGGTCAGCAAGGAATTCAGCGCCTGGCTGAAGCTCGCCCCGGAAAGGATCGTCGTCACTCCGCTTTCGGCTATGAACAACCAGGTCCGGCTCAGCATCGGCATCGTTACCGGCGCCGAGATAATCGTCGGACCGAAACCCGCCCCGGCTCCGGTGAAGGCGCTGCCCCAGGTACAGCAGCTCCAGTCTTTCGACAAGACCTTCCGCATCCAGCTCGGCACCGACGTCTTTTTCGCCGACCTGGTCGAGGCCCTGAAGCCGGTGCTGCTGGAGAAGACCTTCGGCGAAGACAAGAAGATCACCGTGAAGCGTTTCAACCTCAAGGGTGAGGATGGCCGGCTGGTTGTGGTACTGACCGCGACCGGAGACTTCGATGGCGAGTTAACGGTTCTGGCAAAGCCAGTGTACAATCCGCAGAATAATTCTCTCTCCTTCGAAGAGGTCGATTTCGACACCAGGGGGGCGGGGGTGCTCATCAGCACCGGCAGCTGGCTCTTCAGCAGCACCATAAAAAAGACCATCAAGGAGAAACTCGACAGCTCGATCGTCGAACAGTTGGAGAAGGCCCGCGTAAAAGCGTCTTCTGCATTGGGGTCGGTGCAGATCGCCGGGCACGTCAAGCTGACCGGAGCCGTCAAGTCCCTGGGGTTGGGCGAGCCCGTCGTATTGAACGACCGCTTGTCGCTTCAGGTGGTCGCGCAAGGAGAGTCCAGCGTCAGCCTGAAATAA
- a CDS encoding major royal jelly family protein: protein METTRAPQSVPDSQLKTVITFKGAQVTGVTSTGTGRLFANFPRWREGVPFSVVEVSPDGSFAPYPDAEWNRWDGNPRVNRFTCVQSVVAHGDSLYVLDPSNPEFAGVIGSAKLFVFDLKTNQLKRRYEFDNGVAPQKSYLNDLRVDDAAGKIYITDSGLGAIVVVDMVTGNTRRLLAQHPSTKAEEITLRIDGKEFLRNGRAPRIHSDGIELDEKRGYLYYHALTGYHLYRVPTSALVAAFFDPKQEPALEAKVEDLGKTPAPDGMMFDAEGNLYLGDLEHDAVVYRTQAGEILTLVQDPRIRWADTFTIGPDNSLIFTASRIHQVPQKGGIEDMEFPIYSLPLAPSPR, encoded by the coding sequence GTGGAAACGACGCGGGCGCCGCAGAGTGTGCCCGACAGCCAGCTGAAGACGGTCATCACCTTCAAGGGGGCACAGGTCACCGGGGTTACCTCGACCGGTACCGGGCGGCTTTTCGCCAATTTCCCCCGCTGGCGCGAAGGTGTCCCTTTCTCTGTGGTGGAAGTGTCGCCTGACGGCTCTTTTGCCCCCTACCCGGACGCGGAGTGGAACCGGTGGGATGGAAACCCGCGGGTAAACCGTTTCACCTGCGTGCAATCGGTAGTGGCGCACGGAGACTCTCTCTACGTGCTCGATCCCAGCAACCCTGAGTTCGCCGGGGTGATCGGGTCGGCAAAGCTTTTCGTCTTCGACCTGAAAACGAACCAGTTGAAGCGCAGATACGAGTTCGACAACGGGGTCGCGCCGCAAAAGTCCTACCTCAACGACCTGCGCGTCGACGATGCCGCCGGCAAGATCTATATCACCGACTCCGGCCTTGGGGCCATCGTCGTTGTCGACATGGTGACAGGCAACACCCGCCGGCTTCTGGCCCAGCATCCCTCGACGAAGGCCGAGGAGATCACGCTCCGGATAGACGGCAAGGAGTTCCTGCGTAACGGCAGGGCTCCGCGCATCCACTCCGACGGGATCGAGCTCGATGAGAAGCGGGGATACCTGTACTACCACGCACTCACCGGCTATCACCTCTACCGGGTTCCCACCAGTGCGCTCGTGGCGGCGTTCTTCGATCCGAAGCAGGAACCAGCCCTTGAGGCGAAGGTTGAAGACCTGGGGAAGACTCCCGCCCCCGACGGGATGATGTTCGACGCGGAGGGGAACCTCTACCTGGGCGATCTGGAGCACGATGCCGTCGTCTACCGCACTCAGGCAGGCGAGATCCTGACGCTGGTCCAGGACCCGCGCATTCGCTGGGCCGACACCTTCACCATCGGTCCGGACAACTCCCTCATCTTCACGGCCTCGAGGATCCATCAGGTCCCGCAAAAGGGGGGGATAGAGGATATGGAATTCCCCATCTATTCCCTGCCGCTGGCCCCCTCGCCTCGTTAA
- a CDS encoding DUF3187 family protein, producing the protein MQYLKHLVAILLLVGVMEGPGYADPLVIDPFYTFNQSPLVQIYGLPAAESATVQPVGKALGLLALDIVNNSYDWDTAQEKLTLDGESERMTLALRYGVARGVEVGVDVPVVAYSGGIFDGFIEEWHRVFGLPQGNRTETKEDHLLFQYDKNGQERLRMDNSTVRIGDVRVSGGWQLYQDASVNSKALALRASLKLPTGSSSRLTGSGSTDLALWLSGSSDYPLSWGHATVFGALGGMAMTDGDVLKDQRENLVGFGSLGAGWSPMEKFALKVEFSSHTAFYKDSDMKPLSSPAVVLLFGGTYAFSPATALDIALAEDLNVNASPDVALHLGLSHRF; encoded by the coding sequence TTGCAATACCTAAAACATCTCGTCGCCATCTTGCTGTTAGTGGGGGTCATGGAAGGCCCCGGCTATGCCGATCCCCTGGTTATCGACCCTTTCTACACCTTCAATCAGTCTCCTCTGGTCCAGATTTACGGGCTTCCTGCCGCTGAAAGCGCCACCGTTCAGCCTGTCGGGAAGGCTTTGGGACTGCTGGCCCTCGATATCGTGAACAATTCCTATGACTGGGACACGGCACAGGAAAAACTGACCCTCGACGGTGAGAGCGAGCGGATGACGCTGGCTCTGCGCTATGGCGTTGCCAGGGGGGTGGAGGTGGGGGTTGATGTCCCGGTGGTTGCCTACAGCGGGGGCATCTTCGACGGGTTCATCGAGGAGTGGCACAGGGTTTTCGGCCTGCCCCAGGGAAACCGGACCGAGACGAAGGAGGACCATCTCCTCTTCCAGTACGACAAGAACGGCCAGGAACGGTTAAGGATGGACAACTCCACCGTCCGCATCGGGGATGTCAGGGTATCCGGCGGCTGGCAGTTGTACCAGGACGCAAGCGTCAATTCGAAGGCTCTGGCGCTGCGGGCGAGCCTCAAGCTTCCCACCGGCAGCAGCTCCCGGTTGACCGGTAGCGGCAGCACGGACCTGGCCCTTTGGTTGAGCGGAAGCAGCGATTACCCCCTCTCCTGGGGGCATGCCACCGTGTTCGGGGCCTTGGGGGGCATGGCGATGACCGACGGAGATGTGCTGAAAGATCAGCGGGAGAACCTGGTGGGGTTCGGCAGCCTGGGTGCTGGGTGGTCGCCGATGGAGAAGTTCGCCCTGAAGGTCGAATTCTCTTCCCACACCGCCTTCTATAAGGACAGCGACATGAAGCCTCTGAGTTCCCCGGCCGTGGTCTTGCTCTTCGGCGGCACCTATGCCTTTTCGCCGGCTACCGCCCTTGATATCGCCCTCGCCGAGGATCTGAACGTCAATGCCTCCCCGGATGTGGCGCTGCACCTGGGACTAAGCCACCGCTTCTAA
- a CDS encoding aldo/keto reductase, whose translation MIYRTLGSTKEKVSAIGVGGWHLGLPRVSEKDSIRIVRSAIDRGINFMDNCWDYGEGISETRMGQALKDGYRGKVFLMTKIDGRSKKEAARQLDESLKRLQVEMIDLVQHHEVLRFEDPHRIFDEEGANQALLEARAAGKIRYIGFTGHKDPQIHLHMLKVAAQHDFRFDTVQMPLNVMDAHFRSFENLVLPELVREKIGVLGMKSMANGILLKSGTVTAIECLHYALTLPTSVVITGIDSMEVLDQAIQAVESFRPLTGAEVGELLARTAEAAMTGYYEPFKTTSLFDGTASNPQWLGEEPKRLQDLFSR comes from the coding sequence ATGATCTATCGCACTTTGGGTAGCACAAAGGAGAAGGTTTCTGCCATCGGGGTAGGCGGCTGGCACCTGGGGCTTCCCCGGGTCTCCGAGAAAGACAGCATCCGCATCGTCCGCAGCGCCATCGACCGGGGCATCAACTTCATGGACAACTGCTGGGACTACGGCGAGGGGATCAGCGAGACCCGCATGGGGCAGGCACTCAAGGACGGCTACCGCGGCAAGGTCTTCCTGATGACCAAGATAGACGGACGGTCGAAAAAGGAAGCGGCCCGGCAACTGGACGAGTCCCTGAAGAGGCTCCAGGTGGAGATGATCGACCTGGTCCAGCACCACGAGGTGCTCCGCTTCGAGGACCCCCACCGCATCTTCGACGAGGAGGGGGCGAATCAGGCCCTGTTGGAGGCGCGGGCCGCCGGGAAGATCCGCTACATAGGTTTCACCGGGCACAAGGACCCCCAGATCCACCTGCACATGCTCAAGGTCGCGGCACAGCACGATTTCAGATTCGACACGGTCCAGATGCCTCTCAACGTCATGGACGCACATTTCCGCAGTTTCGAGAACCTTGTGCTCCCCGAACTGGTCAGGGAGAAGATCGGGGTGCTCGGCATGAAGTCCATGGCCAACGGCATCCTCCTTAAATCCGGCACAGTCACCGCCATCGAGTGCCTGCATTACGCGCTCACCCTACCCACCTCGGTGGTGATAACGGGGATCGACAGCATGGAGGTTCTGGACCAGGCGATCCAGGCCGTGGAGTCCTTCCGGCCGCTGACCGGGGCGGAGGTGGGAGAGTTGCTGGCGCGCACTGCCGAAGCCGCCATGACAGGGTACTACGAACCTTTCAAGACCACTTCACTTTTCGACGGGACCGCAAGCAACCCGCAATGGCTGGGGGAGGAACCAAAGCGGCTGCAGGATCTTTTTTCCAGGTAG
- a CDS encoding quinone oxidoreductase family protein, with protein MSKAICFKEFGGPEVLGLCDVEVRSPGPGEALIRHEAVGVNFVDVYQRNGLYKVALPAVAGNEGAGVVEAVGEGVTLFKVGDRVAYAGALGSYCDKRTVAADRLVLIPDLVSFEQAAAMMLKGLTVQYLIRRTYRVQKGDTVLFHAAAGGVGLIACQWLKHLGARVIATAGSEEKCELARQHGADACLNYSTDNIVERVRELTGGEGVPVVYDGVGKDTFETSLRCLRPFGLLVSFGNASGPVPPVDLSILSQLGSLYLTRPTLNTYAARRADLEQMAAELFEVIASGAVKVEINQRYALQDAAQAHRDLEGRKTTGCTILLP; from the coding sequence ATGTCAAAGGCGATCTGCTTCAAAGAGTTCGGCGGACCGGAAGTGCTCGGCTTATGCGATGTCGAGGTGAGATCTCCCGGGCCTGGAGAGGCGCTGATCCGCCACGAGGCCGTCGGGGTCAATTTCGTCGACGTCTACCAGCGTAACGGTCTCTACAAAGTGGCGCTTCCCGCTGTTGCCGGCAACGAAGGTGCCGGCGTCGTCGAGGCGGTCGGGGAGGGGGTGACGCTGTTCAAGGTCGGCGACCGTGTCGCCTATGCCGGCGCGCTCGGCTCCTACTGCGACAAGAGAACGGTTGCCGCGGACCGCTTGGTCCTCATTCCCGACTTGGTCTCCTTCGAACAGGCGGCGGCGATGATGCTCAAGGGGCTCACCGTCCAGTACCTCATCAGGAGGACCTACCGGGTTCAGAAGGGGGATACTGTGCTCTTTCACGCCGCAGCCGGGGGCGTCGGGCTCATCGCCTGCCAGTGGCTGAAACATCTGGGGGCGAGGGTGATCGCCACCGCCGGTTCCGAAGAGAAGTGCGAGCTGGCGCGGCAGCACGGTGCGGATGCCTGCCTCAATTACAGTACCGACAACATCGTCGAAAGGGTGAGGGAGCTGACCGGCGGCGAAGGGGTCCCCGTGGTCTACGACGGCGTCGGCAAGGATACCTTCGAGACCTCGCTTCGCTGCCTGCGTCCTTTCGGGTTGCTGGTCAGCTTCGGCAACGCCTCCGGCCCAGTGCCGCCGGTAGACCTTTCCATCCTCTCCCAGCTCGGATCGCTCTACCTGACCCGCCCGACGCTCAATACCTACGCCGCCAGGCGTGCGGACCTGGAACAGATGGCAGCCGAGCTCTTCGAGGTGATAGCCTCCGGCGCCGTCAAGGTGGAAATCAACCAGCGCTATGCCTTGCAAGATGCCGCGCAGGCACATCGAGACCTCGAGGGGCGCAAAACGACCGGGTGCACGATACTGCTTCCCTGA
- a CDS encoding ferritin-like domain-containing protein has product MNVFDCAIKREEDSRSYFMGLVEKATDPELKILFSMLADCEDEHKKRLLKLKRRMDGKMSVLEDLDVSVCSYRPFLTQSELLEDKGNDPDLYLFTVKKEEQDITFYRELAERAANEQTRKSLLMLADEERRHLERMEEIYAFVETPRTYLESGEFSNLRPL; this is encoded by the coding sequence ATGAACGTATTCGATTGCGCTATCAAAAGAGAAGAGGACAGCAGGAGCTACTTCATGGGGCTAGTGGAAAAGGCTACAGATCCAGAGTTGAAGATCCTTTTCTCCATGCTGGCCGACTGCGAGGATGAACATAAAAAGAGACTGCTGAAACTCAAAAGGCGGATGGACGGCAAAATGAGCGTGCTGGAAGACCTCGACGTTTCCGTCTGCAGCTACCGCCCCTTCCTTACCCAGAGCGAACTGCTCGAGGACAAGGGCAACGACCCGGACCTGTACCTGTTCACCGTGAAGAAGGAGGAGCAGGACATAACCTTTTATCGGGAACTGGCAGAAAGGGCGGCAAACGAACAGACCCGCAAGAGCCTGCTGATGCTGGCTGACGAGGAGCGCCGGCACCTGGAACGGATGGAGGAGATCTACGCCTTCGTGGAAACACCCAGGACCTACCTGGAAAGCGGTGAATTCAGCAACCTGAGACCTCTTTAG
- a CDS encoding ferredoxin: protein MAAEVYVDQKVCIGCGLCMSIVPEVFRLNDAGVSEVHAQNGAAEAKIQEAIDSCPVNCIHWR from the coding sequence ATGGCAGCGGAAGTGTACGTCGACCAAAAGGTATGTATCGGGTGCGGGCTCTGCATGAGCATCGTGCCGGAGGTGTTCCGATTGAACGATGCAGGTGTATCGGAGGTGCATGCCCAAAACGGTGCGGCAGAGGCGAAGATCCAGGAGGCGATAGACAGCTGCCCCGTGAACTGCATACACTGGCGCTAG
- a CDS encoding DUF1540 domain-containing protein, which produces MDKPMVKIASCNVTDCSYNKHNSCHTMAITVGGPGDLCPQCDTYLHSNQKGGVMDVQGGVGACKVENCSYNQSLECTAQTVDVGMHESHPDCFTYKPK; this is translated from the coding sequence ATGGATAAGCCCATGGTCAAGATCGCATCCTGCAACGTAACGGATTGCTCATACAACAAACATAATTCCTGCCACACTATGGCCATCACGGTCGGCGGCCCCGGCGATCTCTGCCCCCAATGCGACACCTACCTGCACAGCAACCAAAAGGGAGGCGTTATGGACGTCCAAGGTGGCGTCGGCGCCTGCAAGGTGGAGAATTGCAGCTACAACCAGTCTCTCGAATGCACCGCGCAAACCGTCGATGTCGGCATGCATGAGTCGCATCCGGACTGCTTCACCTACAAGCCGAAGTAA
- the hgcB gene encoding mercury methylation ferredoxin HgcB, which translates to MKGFRYLEGVVTLELNRELCVGCGRCIEVCPHQVFRLEEKRALLADRDACMECGACALNCPAAALKVDAGVGCASGLINEWLREKRIPGFGGSGCCG; encoded by the coding sequence ATGAAGGGATTCAGGTACCTGGAAGGGGTGGTTACGCTGGAGTTAAACCGGGAGCTTTGCGTCGGCTGCGGCAGATGCATCGAGGTCTGCCCGCACCAGGTGTTCCGCCTGGAAGAAAAGCGGGCCCTGCTGGCGGACCGCGACGCCTGCATGGAGTGCGGCGCCTGTGCACTCAACTGCCCGGCGGCGGCGCTGAAGGTCGATGCCGGCGTAGGCTGCGCCAGCGGGCTCATCAACGAGTGGCTCAGGGAGAAGAGGATCCCCGGTTTCGGCGGCAGCGGCTGCTGCGGCTAA
- the hgcA gene encoding mercury methylation corrinoid protein HgcA encodes MKTRQFKKITVLQPKPASGCAPGAAQDPDAPPCUGPRTSAGGGEVSEKVPGFLGWYPAGQGRVPQLSTSLTLADRLGACKARWGINRMSYLVPAGLYAVGTPDAQAPVVVTANYKMSFDLVRQALAGSNVWLLVLETFGINVWCAAGKGTFGTGELVRRVGATALSEVVSHRRLILPILGAPGVSAHQVKRRCGFEVAYAAIRAKDLPEYLDNGGRTTQAMRELSFNWYERLVLVPVELVLVLKPSLPVAVFLYLAAWLVAGSGAAATLVAGYLGAVFTGVAAAPVLLPLLPSRSFAVKGGVAGLVYTFIFRMAAGGESWSLPVTLAAFLAFAAVTSFYTLNFTGCTTYTSKSGVKKEMRLGLPVMGGALLAALFLVTAARIL; translated from the coding sequence ATGAAGACGCGTCAGTTCAAGAAGATCACGGTGCTGCAGCCAAAGCCCGCGTCCGGATGCGCCCCCGGTGCAGCGCAGGACCCGGACGCCCCCCCCTGCTGAGGGCCGCGTACCTCCGCCGGCGGCGGAGAGGTAAGTGAGAAGGTCCCGGGGTTTCTCGGCTGGTATCCGGCGGGGCAGGGGCGGGTGCCGCAGCTTTCCACCAGCCTCACCCTGGCCGACCGCCTGGGAGCCTGCAAGGCGCGCTGGGGGATCAACCGGATGAGTTACCTGGTCCCCGCCGGCCTCTACGCCGTCGGGACCCCGGATGCGCAAGCGCCGGTCGTCGTCACGGCCAACTACAAGATGAGCTTCGACCTGGTGCGCCAGGCGCTTGCCGGGAGCAACGTCTGGCTCCTCGTGCTGGAGACCTTCGGCATCAACGTCTGGTGCGCGGCGGGTAAGGGGACGTTTGGGACCGGCGAGCTGGTCCGGCGGGTCGGGGCGACAGCTCTCTCGGAGGTGGTTTCGCACCGCAGGCTCATCCTCCCGATCCTGGGCGCGCCCGGGGTGTCGGCGCACCAGGTTAAGCGGCGCTGCGGCTTCGAAGTGGCCTACGCCGCCATCAGGGCAAAGGACCTTCCCGAGTACCTCGACAACGGCGGCAGGACCACCCAGGCCATGCGCGAGCTGAGCTTCAACTGGTACGAGCGCTTGGTGCTGGTCCCGGTGGAACTGGTCCTGGTGCTGAAACCGTCTCTTCCGGTAGCCGTCTTCCTCTATCTTGCCGCCTGGCTCGTGGCAGGTTCCGGCGCGGCCGCCACTTTGGTCGCCGGGTATCTCGGTGCCGTCTTTACCGGGGTGGCCGCGGCGCCGGTGCTGCTTCCCCTGCTCCCCTCCAGGAGCTTTGCCGTCAAGGGAGGGGTCGCCGGCCTGGTCTACACGTTCATTTTCCGGATGGCGGCTGGAGGCGAGAGCTGGAGCCTGCCGGTGACGCTGGCGGCCTTCCTGGCCTTTGCCGCCGTCACCTCCTTTTACACCCTGAATTTCACCGGCTGCACCACCTACACCTCGAAGTCCGGGGTGAAAAAGGAGATGCGCCTGGGCCTTCCGGTCATGGGGGGGGCGCTTCTCGCCGCCCTGTTCCTCGTGACGGCGGCAAGGATACTGTGA
- the pyk gene encoding pyruvate kinase — MFRHTKIVATVGPASESEEMLGALIKAGVDVFRLNFSHGDHAAKSAVISSIRKLSDHHEHSVAILGDLQGPKIRTGLMKGGGMQLTAGAEVIVTTRELLGEGNLIPTIYQGLPGDVRPDDRILLDDGLMELKVLAVEGDDVRCLVVTGGLLKDRKGINLPGAKVSAPAMTDKDRDDLGFCIEQQLDYVALSFVREASDVQELRGIIDSRGSKLRIISKIEKPEAVINFGAILRVSDGVMVARGDLGVELNPEKVPLIQKRIIRSCNDAGKPVITATQMLESMVNNPRPTRAETSDVANAILDGTDAIMLSAETASGKYPVEAVSMMVQVALDVEADPQLMAQSCHIVQTEAEPNLSEVIGLAACRAAESVKAAAILAFTQTGGTAALVSKCRPAQPIIAVTPSEEVRRLLALYAGVHSLRVDIEGDTESQIISVEKAVLDTGWLKKGDVVVITMGSPLSSAGTTNLMKVHWLGEPEVTRRL, encoded by the coding sequence ATGTTCCGTCACACCAAGATCGTTGCCACTGTCGGACCGGCCAGCGAATCAGAGGAGATGCTCGGCGCCCTGATCAAGGCCGGCGTCGACGTTTTCCGCCTCAACTTCTCCCACGGCGACCACGCCGCCAAATCCGCCGTCATCAGCAGCATCCGCAAGCTCTCCGACCACCATGAACATTCCGTCGCCATTTTGGGGGACCTGCAGGGGCCAAAGATCCGCACCGGCCTGATGAAGGGCGGCGGGATGCAGCTCACCGCCGGGGCCGAGGTGATCGTCACCACCCGGGAGCTTTTAGGGGAGGGAAACCTGATCCCGACCATCTACCAGGGGCTCCCCGGGGACGTGAGGCCCGACGACCGGATCCTTTTGGATGACGGCCTGATGGAGCTGAAGGTGCTGGCAGTCGAAGGGGACGACGTGCGCTGCCTGGTGGTGACTGGAGGGCTCCTCAAGGACCGCAAGGGAATCAACCTCCCCGGCGCCAAGGTTTCCGCCCCGGCCATGACGGACAAGGACCGCGACGACCTCGGGTTCTGCATTGAGCAGCAACTGGACTACGTCGCCCTCTCCTTCGTGCGTGAGGCCTCCGACGTGCAGGAGTTGAGAGGCATCATCGACAGCCGCGGCTCCAAGCTCCGCATCATCTCCAAGATCGAGAAGCCGGAGGCCGTGATCAACTTCGGCGCCATCCTGCGGGTCTCGGACGGGGTCATGGTGGCGCGCGGCGACCTGGGGGTGGAGCTGAACCCCGAGAAGGTCCCGCTGATCCAGAAGCGGATCATCCGCAGTTGCAACGACGCCGGTAAGCCCGTCATCACCGCAACGCAGATGCTGGAGAGCATGGTGAACAACCCGCGCCCGACCCGCGCCGAGACCTCCGACGTCGCCAACGCCATACTGGACGGCACAGATGCCATCATGCTTTCCGCCGAGACCGCTTCCGGCAAGTACCCGGTGGAGGCAGTCTCCATGATGGTGCAGGTGGCGCTCGACGTGGAGGCTGACCCGCAGCTCATGGCGCAAAGCTGCCACATCGTCCAGACCGAGGCGGAGCCGAACCTATCCGAGGTGATCGGGCTTGCCGCCTGCCGGGCGGCGGAGAGCGTGAAGGCTGCGGCCATCCTCGCCTTCACCCAGACCGGGGGGACCGCGGCGCTGGTTTCCAAGTGCCGCCCGGCGCAGCCCATCATCGCGGTGACGCCGTCCGAAGAGGTGCGGCGCCTGCTCGCCCTCTACGCAGGGGTCCATTCGCTGCGCGTCGACATCGAGGGTGATACCGAGTCCCAGATCATCTCGGTGGAAAAGGCGGTACTCGATACCGGGTGGCTCAAGAAGGGGGACGTGGTGGTGATCACCATGGGAAGCCCGCTTTCGTCGGCGGGGACCACCAACCTGATGAAGGTGCACTGGTTGGGGGAGCCGGAGGTGACCCGGCGCCTGTGA